A region from the Pseudomonas cucumis genome encodes:
- a CDS encoding DUF1329 domain-containing protein, which yields MKFAKTVLAASLAMVLAAQAQAAVSTQDAAKLGSSLTLVGAEKAGNADGSIPAYDGGLTTPPASFKSGDSMRPDPFANEKPLLVIDGKNVDQYKGLLSATTAELAKRFPSFHVNVYPTHRTVSLPKAILDNGVKNASGAKSLEGGLAIDNVLPGVPFPIPQSGNEAMWNFLLRYQGVNINSKYDSWNVDSAGVPTLATTGQAFISYPIYENLAQPISSADVYYQMKLSYTGPARRAGEAVMLKDAANPLQQPRRAWQYLPGQRRVKLAPNLAYDTPNPGTAGAGTYDDVFVFNGALDRYDWKLVGKQEMIVPYNTYKLTYAQDPKSLTAANHLAPDYVRWEKHRVWVVEGNLKSGARHIYQKRRFYLDEDSWTALASDQYDARGQLYRGSFAFLSQSYDKQIPDSTPFMIYDLVGGSYNINGVVGPYGGIKYIDPLSKAQWSPESLAGSGIR from the coding sequence ATGAAATTCGCAAAAACCGTGTTGGCTGCTTCGCTGGCGATGGTCCTTGCCGCCCAGGCACAGGCCGCTGTTTCAACCCAGGACGCTGCCAAGTTGGGCAGCAGCCTGACCCTGGTGGGCGCCGAAAAGGCCGGGAACGCTGATGGTTCCATCCCTGCCTATGACGGTGGCCTGACCACGCCGCCGGCCAGTTTCAAATCCGGTGACAGCATGCGTCCGGATCCCTTCGCCAACGAAAAACCGTTACTGGTGATCGACGGCAAAAACGTCGATCAGTACAAGGGCTTGCTCAGTGCAACCACGGCGGAACTGGCCAAGCGTTTTCCGAGCTTCCACGTCAATGTCTACCCGACCCACCGCACCGTTTCGCTGCCCAAAGCCATCCTCGACAATGGCGTGAAGAATGCCAGCGGCGCCAAGTCCCTCGAAGGTGGTTTGGCCATCGATAACGTACTGCCGGGCGTGCCGTTCCCGATTCCGCAGTCGGGCAACGAGGCGATGTGGAACTTCCTGTTGCGTTATCAGGGGGTCAACATCAACTCCAAGTACGACTCCTGGAACGTCGATTCCGCTGGCGTGCCGACCCTGGCGACCACCGGGCAGGCGTTCATTTCCTATCCGATCTACGAGAACCTGGCGCAGCCGATCAGCAGCGCCGACGTGTACTACCAGATGAAGCTGTCCTATACCGGCCCTGCGCGCCGGGCCGGTGAAGCGGTGATGCTCAAGGACGCCGCCAACCCGCTGCAGCAACCGCGCCGCGCCTGGCAATACTTGCCTGGCCAGCGTCGGGTCAAGCTGGCGCCGAACCTGGCTTACGACACGCCTAACCCTGGCACCGCTGGCGCGGGCACCTACGACGATGTTTTCGTGTTCAACGGTGCGCTGGACCGCTATGACTGGAAGCTGGTGGGCAAGCAGGAAATGATCGTGCCGTACAACACCTACAAGCTGACTTACGCCCAGGACCCCAAGTCGCTGACCGCCGCCAATCACCTGGCACCGGATTACGTGCGCTGGGAAAAACACCGAGTGTGGGTGGTGGAAGGCAACCTCAAGTCCGGCGCCCGACACATCTATCAGAAGCGCCGCTTCTACCTTGATGAAGACAGCTGGACCGCTCTGGCCTCTGACCAATACGACGCCCGTGGTCAACTGTACCGTGGCTCCTTCGCGTTCCTCAGCCAGAGCTACGACAAGCAGATCCCGGACTCCACGCCCTTCATGATCTACGACCTGGTGGGCGGCTCCTACAACATCAACGGCGTGGTCGGGCCTTACGGCGGCATCAAGTACATCGATCCGCTCTCCAAGGCGCAGTGGTCGCCTGAGTCCCTGGCCGGTAGCGGGATTCGCTAA
- a CDS encoding fatty acid--CoA ligase codes for MMATKIIPPADGAYAYPLLIKQLLLSGVRYEPGREIVYADKLRYSYQTLNQRIRRLANALTAAGVKAGDTVAMLDWDSHRYLECFFAVPMIGAVLHTVNIRLSPDQVLFTMNHAEDDLVLVHDDFLPLVEQIHGRLETVKGYLQLTDDTATATSLPVLGEYENLLAGAADQYDFPDFDENSVATLFYTTGTTGDPKGVYFTHRQLVLHTLNAVGTLGVYQGLPLLRSDDVYMPITPMFHVHAWGVPYVATLMGLKQVYPGRYEPNSLVRLYRQEKVTFSHCVPTILQMILSCEEAAQTRFDGWKMLLGGSALTLGIASEASVKGIQVHSGYGMSETCPLLCLTYLRDEDLEQSTQAQLATRIKTGTPVPMVDLKIIDANGNDVAHDGESLGEIVVRAPWLTQGYLKEPEKGAELWHNGWMHTGDLAFIDTLGGVQIKDRIKDVIKTGGEWISSLELESLISEHAAVMSVAVVGIADEQWGERPMALVVCESGQYLDRKILETHLQGFVERGRINKWAIPKQFKFVAQIPKTSVGKIDKKLIRQSELG; via the coding sequence ATGATGGCGACAAAAATAATTCCGCCCGCCGATGGCGCCTATGCCTATCCCTTGCTGATCAAGCAATTGTTGTTGTCCGGCGTGCGTTACGAGCCGGGCCGGGAAATCGTCTACGCCGACAAACTGCGCTACAGCTACCAGACCCTCAACCAGCGGATCCGCAGGCTGGCCAACGCCTTGACCGCTGCCGGCGTCAAGGCCGGGGATACCGTGGCCATGCTCGACTGGGACAGCCATCGCTACCTGGAATGCTTCTTTGCCGTACCGATGATCGGCGCGGTGCTGCACACCGTGAACATCCGTCTTTCGCCGGATCAGGTGCTCTTCACCATGAACCATGCCGAGGACGACCTGGTACTGGTGCATGATGATTTCCTGCCGCTGGTTGAACAGATTCACGGGCGACTTGAAACCGTCAAAGGTTACCTGCAGCTCACGGACGACACAGCAACCGCCACGTCGTTACCGGTGCTGGGGGAATATGAAAACCTGTTGGCCGGGGCCGCAGACCAATACGACTTTCCCGACTTCGATGAAAACTCGGTGGCGACCCTTTTCTACACCACGGGCACCACTGGCGACCCTAAAGGCGTGTATTTCACCCACCGCCAATTGGTCTTGCACACCTTGAATGCCGTGGGCACTTTGGGCGTCTATCAAGGCTTGCCGTTGCTGCGCTCCGATGATGTCTACATGCCCATCACCCCGATGTTTCATGTGCATGCCTGGGGTGTGCCCTATGTCGCCACCCTGATGGGGCTCAAGCAGGTGTACCCCGGCCGCTACGAACCCAACAGCCTGGTCAGGCTGTATCGTCAAGAGAAGGTCACTTTTTCCCACTGCGTGCCGACCATTCTGCAAATGATCCTGAGCTGCGAGGAAGCGGCACAGACCCGTTTTGATGGCTGGAAAATGCTCTTGGGTGGCAGCGCACTGACACTGGGAATTGCCAGCGAAGCGAGCGTCAAAGGTATTCAGGTGCACAGCGGTTACGGCATGTCGGAAACCTGCCCATTGCTGTGCCTGACGTACCTGCGTGATGAAGACCTCGAACAATCCACGCAAGCCCAACTGGCCACCCGCATCAAGACGGGCACGCCGGTGCCGATGGTCGACCTGAAAATCATCGATGCCAATGGCAATGACGTTGCCCATGACGGCGAGTCTCTGGGCGAGATCGTGGTGCGCGCACCCTGGCTGACCCAAGGCTATTTGAAGGAGCCCGAAAAGGGTGCCGAGCTTTGGCACAACGGCTGGATGCACACCGGTGATTTGGCCTTTATCGACACCTTGGGAGGAGTGCAAATCAAAGATCGAATCAAGGATGTCATCAAGACGGGCGGGGAGTGGATCAGCTCTCTGGAACTGGAAAGCCTGATCAGCGAACACGCAGCGGTGATGTCGGTCGCGGTCGTGGGCATTGCCGATGAACAATGGGGTGAGCGGCCGATGGCGCTGGTGGTGTGCGAGTCGGGGCAGTATCTCGACCGCAAGATCCTGGAGACGCACCTGCAAGGGTTTGTCGAGCGTGGTCGCATCAACAAATGGGCGATCCCCAAGCAGTTCAAATTCGTCGCCCAGATTCCTAAAACCAGCGTCGGGAAGATTGATAAGAAACTGATCCGGCAAAGCGAATTGGGGTGA
- a CDS encoding WD40/YVTN/BNR-like repeat-containing protein, protein MCSYKNYLRLALGALLAMLQGLSQASGYVDVLDLPARVSALAVNSPLSGMARAGERLVAVGQRGHILYSDDAGKHWQQAAVPVSADLNAVSFPSATQGWAVGGDGVVLHSSDAGATWRKQLDGREIGALLVKHYQALARAEPGNEQWPLLVAEGERLMAQGADKPLLDVWFENDRLGYVVGVFNLILRTEDGGQSWTPFQDRTDNPQGFHLNAIASTGDALYIAGEQGLLLKWDDTQQRFAAVQTPYQGSFFGVLGKPGEALVYGLRGNVLRSTDGGLSWTPLKNGLHVSITAGLVDGRGNYRLFTLGGQMLVSQGFGAQLHLVQQRAPTPVTGATQSADGALVVVGSRGARTLSVE, encoded by the coding sequence ATGTGTTCGTACAAAAATTATCTGCGGCTGGCGCTCGGCGCTCTGCTTGCAATGTTGCAGGGCCTGAGCCAGGCGTCCGGTTATGTCGACGTGCTGGATCTGCCGGCCAGGGTCAGCGCCCTGGCCGTCAACAGTCCGTTATCCGGCATGGCCCGCGCCGGCGAGCGTTTGGTCGCAGTCGGGCAGCGTGGCCACATTCTGTATTCCGATGATGCCGGCAAACACTGGCAGCAGGCAGCGGTGCCGGTCAGTGCCGACCTCAATGCCGTGAGTTTTCCTTCCGCCACCCAAGGCTGGGCGGTGGGCGGCGACGGTGTGGTGTTGCACAGCAGTGACGCGGGTGCGACCTGGCGCAAGCAACTGGACGGCCGCGAGATCGGGGCCTTGCTGGTCAAGCATTACCAAGCGTTGGCCCGTGCAGAACCTGGCAACGAACAATGGCCACTGCTGGTCGCCGAAGGTGAGCGCCTGATGGCGCAGGGCGCCGACAAACCCTTGCTTGATGTCTGGTTCGAAAACGACCGCCTCGGCTATGTGGTCGGGGTGTTCAACTTGATCCTGCGCACCGAAGACGGCGGCCAGAGCTGGACACCGTTTCAGGATCGCACCGACAACCCGCAGGGCTTTCACCTCAACGCCATCGCCTCCACTGGCGATGCGCTGTACATCGCCGGCGAGCAAGGCTTGTTGCTGAAATGGGATGACACCCAACAGCGGTTCGCCGCCGTGCAGACACCCTATCAGGGCAGTTTTTTCGGTGTGCTCGGCAAGCCCGGCGAAGCGCTCGTCTACGGCTTGCGCGGCAATGTGCTGCGCAGCACCGATGGCGGTCTCAGCTGGACCCCGCTGAAGAATGGCCTGCACGTCAGCATCACCGCCGGCCTCGTCGATGGCCGTGGCAACTACCGCTTGTTCACCCTGGGCGGGCAGATGCTGGTCAGCCAGGGCTTCGGTGCGCAATTGCATCTGGTTCAGCAACGGGCACCGACACCGGTGACCGGCGCCACTCAGTCCGCCGACGGTGCGCTGGTGGTGGTTGGCAGCCGTGGTGCACGGACGCTGTCCGTTGAATAA
- a CDS encoding acyl-CoA dehydrogenase C-terminal domain-containing protein: MSDYKAPLRDMRFVLNEVFQVSRLWAQLPGMAEVIDEETVAAILEEAGKISGEVIAPLNRSSDEQGCTWSNGAVQSPDGFVAAYHAFAAGGWVGVGGDPQFGGMGMPKAISAQVEEMVNSASLSFGLYPMLTAGACLSINAHASQELKERYLPNMYAGTWTGSMCLTEAHAGTDLGLIRTRAEPQADGSYKISGSKIFITGGEHDLTENIIHLVLARLPDAPAGPKGISLFLVPKVLVNDDGSLGKRNSLSCGSIEHKMGIKASATCVMNFDGATGWIVDAPNKGLAAMFTMMNYERLGVGIQGLALGERSYQNAVEYARDRLQSRSPTGAQHKDKAADPIIVHPDVRRMLLTMKALNEGGRAFSSYVALQLDIAKYSDDAASRSRAQELVSLLTPVAKAFLTDMGLETTVHGQQIFGGHGYIREWGQEQLVRDVRITQIYEGTNGIQSLDLAGRKIVGSGGALYRLFASEIRKFTANACADLGEFTKPLNAAVDTLDELTAWLLDRAQSNPNEIGAASVEYLHVFGYTAYAYMWARMAKAAMSTHSKDDFYASKLATARFYFARLLPRIHSLSASAKAGSECLYQLDAAQF, from the coding sequence ATGTCTGATTACAAAGCTCCTTTGCGCGATATGCGCTTCGTACTCAACGAAGTCTTCCAGGTGTCCCGGCTATGGGCCCAATTGCCTGGCATGGCCGAGGTGATCGATGAAGAAACGGTCGCCGCAATTCTTGAAGAGGCCGGCAAAATCAGTGGCGAAGTTATCGCACCGCTGAATCGCAGCAGCGACGAGCAGGGCTGCACCTGGAGCAACGGCGCGGTCCAGTCTCCAGACGGATTTGTCGCGGCTTACCATGCGTTCGCCGCAGGCGGTTGGGTGGGGGTGGGTGGCGACCCGCAGTTCGGTGGCATGGGGATGCCCAAGGCCATTTCGGCTCAGGTCGAGGAGATGGTCAACTCGGCAAGTCTGTCGTTCGGCCTGTACCCGATGCTGACCGCCGGTGCGTGCCTGTCGATCAATGCCCACGCCAGTCAGGAACTCAAGGAACGCTATCTGCCGAACATGTATGCCGGCACCTGGACCGGTTCAATGTGCCTGACCGAGGCGCATGCCGGCACTGACTTGGGCTTGATTCGCACCCGAGCCGAACCTCAGGCCGACGGCAGTTACAAGATCAGCGGCAGCAAGATTTTCATCACCGGCGGCGAGCACGACCTGACCGAAAACATCATTCATCTGGTACTGGCGCGGTTACCGGATGCACCGGCCGGTCCCAAGGGAATTTCGCTGTTTCTGGTGCCCAAGGTGCTGGTCAATGACGATGGCTCGCTGGGCAAGCGCAACTCGCTGTCCTGCGGTTCCATCGAGCACAAGATGGGCATCAAGGCATCCGCCACCTGTGTGATGAACTTTGACGGAGCGACTGGCTGGATCGTCGATGCGCCGAACAAGGGCCTGGCGGCGATGTTCACCATGATGAATTACGAACGCCTTGGCGTGGGCATCCAGGGCTTGGCATTGGGTGAGCGTTCGTATCAGAACGCGGTCGAATACGCCCGCGACCGTCTGCAAAGTCGTTCGCCGACGGGCGCGCAGCACAAGGACAAGGCTGCCGACCCGATCATCGTGCATCCGGATGTACGGCGGATGCTGTTGACCATGAAGGCCTTGAACGAGGGCGGGCGTGCGTTCTCCAGCTACGTGGCCCTGCAACTGGACATCGCCAAGTACAGCGATGACGCGGCAAGCCGCAGCCGCGCCCAGGAACTGGTGTCGCTGCTGACCCCGGTGGCCAAGGCGTTCCTCACCGACATGGGTCTGGAAACCACGGTGCATGGCCAGCAGATCTTCGGCGGCCACGGCTACATCCGCGAATGGGGCCAGGAGCAATTGGTTCGCGATGTGCGCATCACCCAGATCTACGAAGGCACCAACGGCATTCAGTCACTGGACCTGGCGGGGCGCAAAATCGTCGGCAGCGGCGGGGCGCTGTACCGGCTGTTTGCTTCGGAAATCCGCAAATTTACCGCCAATGCCTGCGCTGACCTCGGTGAGTTCACCAAACCGTTGAACGCTGCCGTCGACACCCTCGACGAACTGACCGCATGGCTGCTGGACCGAGCCCAGAGCAACCCGAATGAAATCGGCGCGGCCTCGGTCGAGTACCTGCACGTGTTCGGCTACACCGCATACGCCTATATGTGGGCGCGAATGGCCAAGGCTGCCATGAGCACGCATTCAAAAGACGATTTCTATGCCAGCAAACTGGCCACCGCGCGCTTCTATTTCGCCCGCCTGCTGCCGCGCATCCACTCGCTGAGCGCGTCGGCCAAGGCTGGCAGCGAATGCCTCTATCAACTGGACGCGGCGCAATTCTGA
- a CDS encoding efflux RND transporter permease subunit: MGHTKQETMPVIRDLRDFDRQSGNRLERLVFNYRPLFMLLMALATVVLGYMAATRLELRPSFEKMIPQSQPYIQNFLENRQSLRGLGNSVRVVVENTQGDIFDPAYLDVLKQVNDQLFVTEGVDRAWMKSLWSPAVRWTEVTEEGFQGGPVMPDTYEGKPEQIEQLRQNISRAGIVGSLVASDYKSSMLIVPLLDKATASGQRIDYHAFSQMLEEQLRDKIEFAGDSAARKAGEEGKGQYKVRVIGFAKLMGDLIDGLIQVMMFFGLAVVTSLITIYAYTRCVRSTLLVVGCSLIAVVWQLGIVARLGYAIDPYSVLVPFLIFAIGVSHAAQKMNGIMQDIARGTHRLIAARYTFRRLFIAGVTALLADAVGFAVLMLIDIPVIRDLAITASIGVAVLIFTSLLLMPVALSYVGVGTKAAERALKIDTRAEGHKGFGKLWDLLDRFTTAKWATGAVLVAVLMGIGGFMVSLQLKIGDLESGAPELRADSRYNRDNAYITSHYALSSDLFAVMIKTAPEGCLNYKTLVLADRLAWELQQYSGVQATASLVNAVRQITAGTYEGNPKLNSIQRNQDVLNYAAQQASVNSPELFNTDCSLMPVITFLKDHKAETLDAVVGIAEKFARENNSEDRQFLLAAGSAGIEAATNIVVREANRTMLLYVYAAVTLFCLITFRSWRATLVALLPLVLTSILCEALMVAMGIGVKVATLPVIALGVGIGVDYALYLLSVQLHYQRQGLPLSQAYRNAVSFTGRVVGLVGITLAAGVVCWVWSPIKFQADMGILLTFMFLWNMLGALILIPALSYFLLRHPVPQAQVAQTGETGASQRQDMPHALTTSE, translated from the coding sequence ATGGGCCATACCAAACAAGAAACCATGCCGGTGATCCGCGATCTGCGGGATTTCGACCGCCAGTCCGGCAACCGGCTGGAGCGACTGGTATTCAACTACCGTCCGTTGTTCATGCTGCTGATGGCGCTGGCCACCGTGGTGTTGGGCTACATGGCCGCAACTCGCCTGGAGCTGCGCCCCAGCTTTGAAAAGATGATTCCGCAGAGCCAGCCGTACATCCAGAATTTCCTGGAAAACCGTCAGTCGCTGCGCGGTTTGGGTAACTCGGTACGGGTGGTGGTGGAGAACACTCAGGGCGATATCTTCGACCCCGCTTATCTTGATGTACTCAAACAGGTCAACGATCAGTTGTTCGTCACCGAAGGCGTCGACCGCGCCTGGATGAAGTCGTTGTGGAGCCCGGCGGTGCGCTGGACCGAAGTCACCGAGGAAGGTTTCCAGGGTGGCCCGGTAATGCCCGATACCTACGAGGGCAAACCCGAGCAAATAGAACAGCTGCGCCAGAACATTTCCCGCGCCGGAATCGTCGGCAGTCTGGTGGCCAGCGACTACAAATCGAGCATGCTCATCGTGCCGCTGCTGGACAAAGCCACGGCCAGCGGTCAGCGCATCGACTACCACGCCTTTTCGCAGATGCTCGAGGAGCAGTTGCGCGACAAGATCGAGTTCGCCGGCGACAGTGCTGCGCGCAAGGCCGGGGAGGAGGGCAAGGGCCAGTACAAAGTCCGGGTGATCGGTTTCGCCAAACTGATGGGCGACCTGATCGATGGCCTCATCCAGGTGATGATGTTCTTCGGCCTGGCCGTCGTCACTTCGCTGATCACCATTTACGCCTACACCCGATGCGTGCGCAGCACCTTGCTGGTGGTCGGCTGCTCGCTGATCGCGGTGGTCTGGCAGCTGGGCATCGTCGCCCGGCTGGGCTATGCCATCGATCCGTACTCGGTGCTCGTGCCTTTCCTTATCTTCGCCATCGGTGTGTCCCACGCGGCGCAGAAGATGAACGGCATCATGCAAGACATCGCCCGCGGCACCCACAGACTGATCGCCGCACGCTACACCTTCCGCCGTCTGTTCATTGCCGGCGTCACCGCGCTGCTGGCCGACGCTGTCGGGTTCGCGGTGCTGATGCTGATCGACATTCCGGTGATCCGCGACCTGGCGATCACCGCCAGTATCGGTGTGGCGGTGCTGATCTTTACCTCGCTGTTGCTGATGCCGGTGGCGCTGTCTTATGTCGGCGTCGGCACCAAGGCGGCCGAGCGTGCGCTGAAAATCGATACGCGCGCAGAAGGGCACAAAGGCTTCGGCAAACTGTGGGACTTGCTTGACCGCTTCACCACGGCCAAATGGGCCACGGGGGCGGTATTGGTCGCGGTACTGATGGGCATCGGCGGCTTCATGGTCAGCTTGCAGCTGAAGATCGGCGACCTGGAAAGTGGCGCACCAGAGTTGCGTGCCGACTCTCGCTATAACCGTGACAACGCCTACATCACCAGCCACTACGCGCTGTCCAGCGACCTGTTCGCGGTGATGATCAAGACCGCGCCGGAAGGCTGCTTGAACTACAAGACGCTGGTTCTCGCCGACCGTCTGGCCTGGGAACTGCAGCAGTATTCGGGGGTGCAGGCGACGGCTTCGTTGGTCAACGCGGTGCGCCAAATCACCGCCGGCACCTATGAAGGCAACCCCAAGCTCAACAGCATCCAGCGCAATCAGGACGTGCTGAACTACGCTGCGCAGCAAGCCTCGGTCAATTCCCCGGAGTTGTTCAACACCGATTGTTCGCTGATGCCGGTGATCACCTTCCTCAAGGACCACAAGGCCGAGACCCTGGATGCGGTGGTGGGCATCGCCGAAAAATTCGCCCGGGAGAACAACAGCGAAGATCGCCAGTTCCTGCTCGCGGCCGGGTCGGCCGGGATTGAGGCGGCGACCAATATTGTGGTGCGCGAAGCCAATCGCACCATGCTGCTTTACGTCTATGCGGCGGTGACGTTGTTCTGCCTGATCACCTTCCGCAGCTGGCGCGCGACCCTGGTCGCCCTGTTGCCGCTGGTGCTGACTTCGATCCTTTGCGAGGCGTTGATGGTGGCCATGGGCATTGGCGTGAAGGTCGCGACTCTGCCGGTGATCGCGTTGGGCGTGGGCATCGGCGTGGACTACGCGTTGTACCTGCTCAGCGTGCAGTTGCATTACCAGCGCCAGGGCCTGCCGCTGAGTCAGGCTTACCGCAACGCCGTGTCGTTTACCGGTCGGGTGGTGGGCCTGGTGGGCATCACCCTGGCGGCGGGCGTGGTGTGCTGGGTCTGGTCACCGATCAAGTTCCAGGCCGACATGGGCATCCTGCTGACCTTCATGTTCCTGTGGAACATGCTCGGCGCGCTGATCCTGATCCCGGCCCTGTCGTACTTCTTGCTGCGTCACCCGGTTCCACAAGCCCAAGTGGCGCAAACCGGTGAGACCGGTGCATCCCAACGTCAGGACATGCCGCATGCCCTGACCACTTCCGAGTAA
- a CDS encoding RBBP9/YdeN family alpha/beta hydrolase → MDKLLTAATVLIVPGLREHVAEHWQTLLEARLCKVRSVPPLETDKLDCAKRVEAIQHALEQIDGPVILVAHSAGVLMVAHWAAQHRRPIKGALLATPPDLDADWPQGYPSAETLRTQGWRPLPKGPLPFRSLVAASTNDHLASLDAATRLAEGWGSELLNMGEVGHLNPAAGFGHWPQAEALILELDR, encoded by the coding sequence GTGGACAAACTGCTAACTGCCGCAACCGTTCTGATCGTACCGGGCCTGCGCGAGCACGTTGCCGAGCATTGGCAAACGCTGCTTGAGGCAAGGCTCTGCAAGGTGCGCAGTGTGCCGCCGCTGGAAACCGACAAGCTCGATTGCGCCAAGCGGGTCGAAGCGATTCAGCACGCGCTGGAGCAGATCGACGGGCCGGTGATTCTGGTTGCTCACAGCGCCGGAGTGCTGATGGTCGCGCACTGGGCGGCGCAGCACCGTCGGCCGATCAAGGGCGCGCTGCTGGCGACGCCTCCGGATCTCGATGCTGATTGGCCGCAAGGCTACCCATCCGCTGAAACCCTGCGTACCCAGGGTTGGCGCCCTCTGCCAAAAGGGCCACTGCCGTTCCGCAGCCTGGTGGCCGCCAGTACCAACGACCACCTTGCCAGCCTGGACGCTGCCACTCGCCTGGCTGAAGGCTGGGGCAGTGAACTACTCAATATGGGCGAGGTGGGTCATCTCAATCCAGCTGCAGGCTTTGGCCACTGGCCGCAAGCCGAAGCACTCATCCTGGAACTGGATCGCTAA
- a CDS encoding DUF1302 domain-containing protein gives MHNNKSHGFAPSRYTLLASAILATAVPVAQAVELDTGNPDWTVRLDNTVKYNYGVRTESADKRMLATPNNNDGDYNFRKAGTNITNRVDLLTEMDVVYQNHMGFRVSAASWYDKAYENTGSNSNPFVNGNDARSGLVANDPRLAGVTNDNVGNGSPHLSNYAQRYYTGPSGEILDAFVFYSTEVGEESLLSVKAGQHNVFWGETILNPVHSISYGQSGLDLAKLAASPGTEAKELFVPRNQLSMSFTVNPELTVGAQYFLDWDAARLPEAGTYYGGSDLVGFGAQSFLLGNTNGVVPGSPLGCGLAPCNGLTNVRRGHDLTPDKRGDWGVMAKWSPAWLDGTLGVYYRNTSEILPQAWLNATGLTSANPNGTPPAGMVPAVVNTLNSLSTSTYQLAYADNIQIVGLSLSKDVGGISVGSDLNIRHNMPLASIPAVVSSTGPRGLGAGLGLLPARTAATGVIYDTPQKGDSMSATGDTLHWTLNGLMTFPKTPVFDSASLLAELYYSNLLKLDSKNEALYKGKDTYRGIDQPTRDNWGIAVNFTPTWYQVFPGVDLNAPMSINVGLDGVSPVSGGGAKDTGNYAVGVGAVVYNKYFVDLKYVDSFGKTDKCDASGLSTGAANAGSGDGSTPNAFSGNENYACYGGGYSAFSGGGATTEDRGAVYLTMKTTF, from the coding sequence ATGCACAACAATAAGAGTCACGGGTTCGCACCCTCGCGTTACACCTTGTTGGCCTCGGCCATCCTGGCCACCGCCGTGCCGGTCGCGCAGGCGGTCGAGCTCGATACAGGTAACCCGGACTGGACCGTACGTCTGGATAACACCGTGAAGTACAACTACGGCGTACGCACCGAAAGCGCTGACAAACGCATGCTGGCAACGCCGAACAACAACGACGGCGACTACAACTTCCGCAAGGCCGGAACCAACATCACCAACCGTGTTGACCTGTTGACCGAAATGGATGTGGTCTACCAGAACCACATGGGTTTTCGTGTCAGTGCCGCCAGTTGGTACGACAAGGCTTACGAGAACACCGGTTCCAATTCCAACCCGTTCGTCAACGGCAATGATGCAAGGTCGGGTCTGGTCGCCAACGATCCGCGCCTGGCCGGGGTCACCAACGACAATGTCGGCAATGGCAGCCCCCACCTGAGCAACTACGCCCAGCGTTACTACACCGGTCCATCCGGCGAAATCCTCGATGCCTTCGTGTTCTACAGCACCGAAGTGGGCGAGGAGTCGCTGTTGAGCGTCAAGGCCGGCCAGCACAACGTGTTCTGGGGTGAAACCATCCTCAACCCGGTGCACTCGATCAGCTACGGCCAGTCCGGCCTGGACCTGGCCAAACTGGCCGCCTCGCCGGGTACCGAAGCCAAGGAGCTGTTCGTTCCGCGTAACCAGTTGTCGATGTCGTTCACCGTCAACCCCGAGTTGACCGTGGGTGCCCAGTATTTCCTCGATTGGGATGCCGCCCGCCTGCCGGAAGCTGGCACTTATTATGGTGGTTCCGATCTGGTCGGCTTCGGTGCGCAGTCGTTCCTGCTGGGCAACACCAATGGCGTGGTGCCGGGCAGCCCGCTGGGTTGTGGTCTGGCGCCCTGCAACGGGTTGACCAATGTGCGTCGCGGTCACGACCTGACGCCGGACAAGCGCGGAGACTGGGGCGTGATGGCCAAGTGGTCGCCGGCCTGGCTGGATGGCACCCTCGGCGTTTACTACCGCAATACCTCGGAAATCCTGCCGCAAGCCTGGTTGAACGCCACCGGGCTGACGTCGGCCAATCCCAACGGTACCCCGCCTGCCGGCATGGTGCCGGCCGTGGTCAACACCCTCAATTCGTTGAGCACCAGCACCTATCAACTGGCCTATGCCGACAACATTCAGATCGTCGGCCTGAGCCTGTCCAAGGATGTGGGCGGTATCAGTGTGGGGTCGGACCTGAACATTCGGCACAACATGCCGCTGGCCAGTATTCCCGCGGTTGTCAGCTCGACAGGGCCGCGGGGTTTGGGCGCAGGTCTTGGGTTGTTGCCGGCCCGCACGGCGGCCACCGGGGTGATCTATGACACCCCGCAAAAGGGCGACAGCATGAGTGCCACCGGTGACACCTTGCACTGGACGCTCAACGGCCTGATGACCTTCCCGAAAACACCGGTGTTCGATTCGGCCAGCCTGCTCGCCGAGTTGTACTACAGCAACCTGCTCAAGCTCGATAGCAAGAACGAAGCGCTCTACAAGGGCAAGGACACCTATCGCGGCATCGACCAGCCGACCCGGGACAACTGGGGTATCGCGGTCAACTTTACGCCGACCTGGTACCAGGTGTTTCCCGGCGTCGACCTCAACGCACCAATGTCCATCAACGTCGGCCTTGACGGCGTATCACCAGTGTCCGGTGGCGGTGCCAAAGACACCGGCAACTATGCCGTGGGCGTGGGTGCCGTTGTGTACAACAAATACTTCGTCGACCTGAAGTACGTGGACTCCTTCGGCAAGACCGACAAGTGCGACGCCAGCGGTTTGAGCACCGGCGCGGCCAATGCCGGCAGCGGCGACGGTTCCACACCCAATGCCTTTAGCGGCAATGAAAACTATGCGTGTTACGGCGGCGGCTACTCGGCCTTCTCCGGTGGTGGGGCCACGACTGAGGACCGTGGCGCCGTTTACCTGACGATGAAAACCACTTTTTGA